A genomic stretch from Achromobacter spanius includes:
- the radC gene encoding RadC family protein, which translates to MKLSVRLAKHERPRERLLRHGASALQDAELLALGLRTGIPGLNVVDLSNRLLERFSGLRGLLGATPEELMNIPGLGAAKACTLAALLELARRAIEEDLTRPHSLRHPAQVKQYCLTALGHRHVEHCIALYLDNQLRVIATGELARGTLSQASVYPREVVREALRHHAAALIVAHNHPSGLAEPSAADRGFTQQLKQALALVDVKLVDHLIVAGASVISMAELGGV; encoded by the coding sequence ATGAAATTGTCTGTCCGGCTGGCAAAACACGAGCGTCCCCGCGAACGATTGTTGCGCCACGGCGCCAGCGCGCTCCAGGATGCGGAGCTGCTGGCGCTGGGCCTGCGCACCGGCATTCCCGGCCTTAATGTGGTGGACTTGTCCAACCGTTTGCTTGAACGCTTTTCCGGCCTGCGCGGCCTGCTGGGGGCCACGCCCGAAGAGCTCATGAACATTCCCGGGCTAGGCGCGGCCAAGGCCTGCACGCTGGCCGCCTTGCTGGAACTGGCCCGGCGGGCCATCGAAGAAGACCTGACCCGTCCCCATTCCCTGCGTCACCCCGCCCAAGTGAAGCAATATTGCCTGACCGCGCTGGGCCATCGGCACGTGGAGCACTGCATTGCCCTCTACCTGGACAACCAGTTGCGCGTGATCGCCACCGGCGAACTGGCGCGCGGCACGCTGTCGCAGGCGTCGGTCTACCCCCGCGAAGTCGTACGTGAGGCGCTGCGCCACCACGCGGCCGCGCTGATCGTCGCCCACAACCACCCTTCAGGCCTGGCCGAACCCAGCGCGGCTGACCGCGGCTTCACGCAACAATTGAAACAGGCCTTGGCGCTGGTGGACGTAAAACTGGTGGACCACTTGATCGTCGCGGGCGCGTCCGTCATCTCCATGGCCGAGCTGGGCGGCGTCTAG
- a CDS encoding FKBP-type peptidyl-prolyl cis-trans isomerase: protein MSIASNEVNVFVRQDSYLTLHYRITLASGPGKDSVFTNTFDGRPGTLQMGSGQWAPGLEAALIGHAEGEKFSVTLEPADAYGDRNPELIQRVTRAMLAEHAGADATFEPGDLVEFTAPNGGRYSGVLKEINDESALFDFNHPLAGVRLQLDVALLGVL, encoded by the coding sequence TTGAGCATCGCCTCTAACGAAGTGAACGTTTTTGTCCGTCAGGATTCCTACCTGACGCTGCATTACCGAATCACGCTTGCATCCGGTCCTGGCAAGGATTCGGTGTTCACCAACACTTTCGACGGCCGTCCCGGCACGCTGCAAATGGGTAGCGGCCAGTGGGCGCCCGGGCTGGAAGCCGCGCTGATCGGTCACGCCGAAGGCGAAAAGTTCAGCGTTACCCTGGAGCCGGCCGACGCCTATGGCGACCGCAATCCTGAACTGATCCAACGGGTCACGCGCGCGATGCTCGCCGAACACGCGGGCGCCGATGCGACGTTCGAGCCGGGCGACCTGGTGGAGTTCACCGCACCCAACGGCGGGCGCTATTCGGGCGTGCTGAAAGAAATCAACGATGAGTCGGCGCTGTTCGACTTCAACCATCCGCTTGCGGGCGTCCGCTTGCAACTGGATGTGGCGCTGCTGGGAGTTCTCTGA
- the ispH gene encoding 4-hydroxy-3-methylbut-2-enyl diphosphate reductase: MSKAVTASDAEVVLAQPRGFCAGVDRAIDIVERAIELHGAPIYVRHEIVHNRYVVEDLRAKGAIFIDELDDAPAGAIVVFSAHGVSKAVRAEAESRGLQVFDATCPLVTKVHIEVARMRAAGREIIMIGHKGHPEVEGTLGQAQGGMYLVETVDDVAGLQVNDPENLAYVTQTTLSVDDAAAVSQALKARFPSIVEPKKSDICYATQNRQDAVKVMAPECDLVLVVGSPNSSNSNRLREVAERKGVASYLIDGAHSIDPAWLVDRKRIGVTAGASAPEVLVQQVIDRVKELGAVSVRTMPGLEENVAFPLPKGLSRKAAQTESLE, from the coding sequence ATGAGCAAGGCCGTTACCGCCTCCGACGCCGAAGTCGTGCTGGCCCAGCCGCGCGGCTTCTGTGCCGGCGTGGACCGCGCGATCGACATCGTCGAGCGCGCGATCGAACTGCATGGCGCCCCGATCTACGTGCGCCACGAGATCGTCCACAACCGCTATGTGGTGGAAGACCTGCGCGCCAAAGGCGCGATCTTCATCGACGAACTGGACGACGCGCCTGCGGGCGCCATTGTCGTGTTCTCGGCCCACGGCGTGTCCAAGGCGGTGCGGGCGGAAGCCGAATCGCGCGGGCTGCAGGTGTTTGACGCGACCTGCCCGCTGGTGACCAAGGTTCATATTGAAGTGGCTCGCATGCGTGCCGCCGGTCGAGAGATCATCATGATCGGCCACAAGGGCCATCCCGAGGTGGAAGGCACGCTGGGGCAGGCGCAAGGCGGCATGTACCTGGTTGAAACCGTGGACGACGTGGCTGGCCTGCAGGTGAACGATCCGGAAAACCTGGCCTACGTCACGCAGACGACCTTGTCGGTAGATGACGCGGCGGCGGTGTCGCAGGCACTGAAGGCGCGTTTTCCCAGCATTGTCGAGCCCAAGAAAAGCGACATCTGCTATGCCACGCAGAACCGCCAGGACGCCGTCAAGGTGATGGCGCCCGAGTGCGACCTGGTGTTGGTCGTGGGCAGCCCGAACAGCTCGAATTCCAATCGCCTGCGCGAAGTGGCCGAGCGCAAGGGCGTGGCGTCTTACCTGATCGACGGCGCGCATTCCATTGATCCGGCGTGGCTGGTGGACCGCAAGCGCATCGGCGTGACGGCGGGCGCGTCGGCTCCCGAAGTCCTGGTGCAGCAGGTGATCGACCGCGTCAAGGAATTGGGCGCGGTGTCGGTGCGCACCATGCCAGGCCTGGAAGAGAATGTGGCCTTTCCGCTGCCCAAGGGCTTGTCTCGCAAGGCCGCGCAGACGGAATCGCTGGAATAG
- the maiA gene encoding maleylacetoacetate isomerase, with translation MQLYSYFRSSAAYRVRIALNLKGLTYEYLPVHLLKDGGQQLSDGYRKLNPTALVPTLIDGEAVIGQSLAIIEYLEETHPQTPLLPSDAIGRARVRDLALGIACDTHPLNNLRVLKYLKHTLGVDEAAKTAWYKHWVQQGLEALEAQLARSSATGRFCHGDTPTIADLCLVPQVANAQRFDCDLSAMPNVMRIDAACRELPAFADAAPGKQPDAE, from the coding sequence ATGCAGTTGTACAGCTATTTCCGCAGCTCGGCTGCGTACCGCGTGCGCATCGCCCTGAACCTGAAAGGGCTGACGTACGAATACCTGCCCGTGCATCTGCTGAAGGATGGCGGCCAACAGTTGTCAGACGGATACCGCAAGCTGAATCCGACGGCGCTGGTGCCGACCCTGATCGATGGCGAGGCCGTCATCGGCCAATCGCTTGCCATCATCGAATACCTGGAAGAAACGCATCCCCAGACGCCGCTATTGCCGTCTGATGCGATTGGCCGCGCGCGGGTGCGCGACCTGGCGCTGGGCATTGCGTGCGACACGCATCCCTTGAACAATCTGCGGGTGCTGAAATACCTGAAGCACACGCTGGGCGTGGACGAAGCCGCGAAGACGGCCTGGTACAAGCACTGGGTGCAACAAGGCCTGGAAGCGCTGGAAGCGCAGTTGGCGCGTTCCAGCGCCACGGGCCGCTTTTGCCATGGCGACACGCCGACCATCGCCGACTTGTGCCTGGTGCCGCAGGTGGCCAATGCGCAGCGTTTCGACTGTGACCTGTCAGCCATGCCGAACGTGATGCGCATCGATGCCGCCTGCCGCGAGCTGCCGGCTTTCGCGGACGCAGCGCCGGGCAAACAGCCCGACGCTGAGTAA
- a CDS encoding DegQ family serine endoprotease, translating into MKTSQLKPSRLMLALLAAGAIGGAGATAVMGGVSMAANAPTAIAAPQSINTSSPPNFAQITRDFGPAVVNISVSGTRKVSADDDDPFAQFFGQIPGARGGMPSREVPMRGEGSGFIISNDGIILTNAHVVQDAKEVTVKLTDRREYKAKVLGADPQTDVAVLKIDAKNLPVVKVGDVNQLQVGEWVLAIGSPYGLENTATAGIVSAKGRSLPDDTSVPFIQTDVAVNPGNSGGPLFNDRGEVVGINSQIYSRTGGFQGLSFSIPIDVAYKIKDQILEHGKVQHARLGVTVQEVNQDLANSFKLDSPSGALVSSVEKGSAAAKAGLQPGDVVRQINGKTIVSSGDLASMITLASPGEKIKLDIWRAGAPKELVATLGGIPKDKAQTASGDQEVQRGQLGLALRPLSPQEQQASGTEGLLIERSAGPAAKAGIEPGDVLLSLNGVPVHNIGQVKEALSKAGKTVALLVQRGEDKIFVPVQIG; encoded by the coding sequence ATGAAGACCTCGCAACTGAAACCCTCGCGCCTGATGCTGGCGCTGCTGGCCGCTGGCGCCATTGGCGGCGCTGGCGCAACCGCCGTGATGGGCGGCGTGTCGATGGCGGCCAACGCGCCGACCGCGATCGCTGCCCCGCAATCCATCAATACCTCCAGCCCGCCCAACTTCGCGCAGATTACCCGCGATTTTGGACCGGCCGTCGTCAACATCAGCGTCAGCGGCACCCGCAAGGTGTCGGCCGATGATGATGACCCCTTCGCCCAGTTCTTCGGTCAGATTCCCGGGGCGCGCGGCGGCATGCCATCGCGTGAAGTGCCGATGCGCGGCGAAGGTTCGGGCTTCATCATCAGCAATGACGGCATCATCCTCACCAATGCGCACGTGGTACAGGATGCCAAGGAAGTCACCGTCAAGCTGACCGACCGCCGCGAATACAAGGCGAAAGTGCTGGGCGCCGACCCGCAAACCGACGTGGCCGTGCTCAAGATCGACGCCAAGAACCTGCCGGTGGTCAAAGTAGGCGACGTCAATCAATTGCAGGTGGGTGAATGGGTGCTGGCCATCGGCTCGCCCTATGGCCTGGAAAACACCGCCACCGCGGGCATCGTCAGCGCCAAGGGCCGTTCGCTGCCCGACGACACGTCGGTGCCCTTCATTCAGACGGACGTGGCGGTCAACCCGGGCAACTCGGGCGGCCCGCTGTTCAACGACCGCGGCGAAGTCGTGGGTATCAATTCACAGATCTACAGCCGCACCGGTGGCTTCCAGGGCCTGTCGTTCTCGATTCCGATCGACGTGGCCTACAAGATCAAGGACCAGATCCTTGAGCACGGCAAGGTGCAGCATGCGCGCCTGGGCGTGACGGTGCAGGAAGTGAATCAGGACCTGGCCAATTCGTTCAAGCTGGATTCGCCGTCTGGCGCGCTGGTGTCCAGCGTGGAGAAAGGCAGCGCCGCCGCCAAGGCCGGCCTGCAGCCCGGCGACGTGGTCAGGCAGATCAACGGCAAGACCATCGTGTCCTCTGGCGACCTGGCATCGATGATCACGCTGGCGTCGCCCGGCGAAAAGATCAAGCTGGACATCTGGCGCGCCGGCGCCCCGAAGGAACTCGTCGCCACATTGGGCGGCATTCCCAAGGACAAGGCGCAAACGGCATCCGGCGATCAGGAAGTGCAACGTGGCCAACTGGGCTTGGCGCTGCGCCCCCTGAGCCCGCAGGAACAGCAGGCGTCAGGCACCGAAGGATTGCTGATCGAGCGCTCCGCGGGGCCGGCCGCCAAGGCGGGCATTGAACCGGGTGATGTGCTGCTGTCGCTCAATGGCGTGCCCGTGCACAACATCGGGCAAGTGAAGGAAGCGCTGTCCAAGGCGGGCAAGACCGTTGCCCTGCTGGTACAGCGCGGCGAAGACAAGATCTTCGTGCCGGTGCAGATCGGCTAA
- a CDS encoding ATP-binding protein, which translates to MSIRLSGSLRARLLFFLLAAIVVGALAQGAIAYRSTLAQADDIFDSLLQRTALSLGTGDGLLSTGPTHSRGTATPMADDLIIQIWTPDGLRVFNSRSRRPLPDQIVLGFSDARMEGTTYRVYSLATPFQVIQVAQDMAVRKHMARELALRTIAPIAAAAPLLMLIVWCVVSWSLRPVKRARAQVAARQPEDLSPVNVQGLPDEIRPLIQELNLLLERMRGAFAQQKQFVGDAAHELRSPLAALRLQLQALQRAGDPETRQVAEQRLAAGIDRATRLVEQLLSMARHESATEQTPVGPVDLADVLRQALSETLTQANAKSLAVDLEGALDVRVQGHHDALVLLARNLLDNAIKHSPTGGRIQLRLQTSPDKAAFIIDDEGPGIPPAERERVFDRFYRAEGNTQHGSGLGLSIARAIADQHRAEIFLDDVPGGQGLRARVEFPLSR; encoded by the coding sequence ATGAGCATCAGGCTTAGCGGTTCACTACGCGCCCGCCTGCTTTTTTTTCTACTGGCCGCCATCGTGGTCGGCGCGCTGGCGCAGGGCGCGATCGCCTATCGCAGCACGCTCGCCCAGGCCGACGACATCTTTGATTCGCTGCTGCAGCGCACCGCGCTGTCGCTGGGCACGGGCGACGGCTTGCTCAGCACTGGCCCCACGCATAGCCGGGGCACCGCGACACCCATGGCCGATGACCTGATCATCCAGATATGGACCCCGGACGGCTTGCGCGTCTTCAACTCCCGTTCCCGCCGCCCCCTGCCCGACCAGATCGTGCTGGGTTTTTCCGATGCACGAATGGAAGGCACCACGTATCGCGTGTATTCGCTGGCCACGCCCTTCCAGGTGATCCAGGTGGCGCAGGACATGGCCGTGCGCAAGCACATGGCGCGTGAACTCGCGCTGCGCACCATCGCCCCCATTGCAGCGGCCGCGCCGTTGCTGATGCTTATCGTCTGGTGCGTGGTCAGTTGGTCCCTGCGGCCGGTCAAGCGTGCTCGTGCACAGGTGGCGGCCCGCCAGCCCGAAGACCTGTCGCCCGTCAATGTGCAAGGGCTGCCCGACGAGATCCGCCCCTTGATCCAGGAATTGAACCTGCTGCTGGAGCGGATGCGCGGCGCCTTCGCGCAGCAGAAACAGTTTGTGGGTGACGCGGCGCACGAACTGCGCTCGCCGCTGGCCGCGCTGCGACTGCAGTTGCAGGCGCTGCAACGCGCAGGTGACCCGGAAACCCGGCAAGTGGCGGAACAGCGGCTGGCAGCGGGCATCGACCGCGCCACCCGGCTGGTCGAGCAATTGCTATCCATGGCCCGCCACGAGAGCGCTACCGAACAGACGCCGGTCGGCCCCGTGGACCTGGCCGACGTACTGCGCCAAGCCCTGTCCGAAACCTTGACGCAGGCCAATGCCAAGTCCCTCGCCGTCGACCTGGAAGGTGCGCTTGACGTTCGCGTACAAGGCCACCACGACGCGCTGGTCTTGCTGGCCCGCAACCTGTTGGACAACGCCATCAAGCACTCGCCTACCGGCGGACGCATCCAGTTGCGTCTGCAAACGTCGCCGGACAAAGCGGCTTTCATCATTGATGACGAAGGCCCCGGCATCCCGCCCGCCGAACGCGAGCGCGTGTTTGACCGCTTCTATCGTGCCGAGGGCAACACGCAGCACGGCAGCGGACTGGGGCTTTCTATTGCACGCGCCATTGCCGACCAGCACCGCGCCGAGATTTTCCTTGACGATGTGCCCGGCGGCCAAGGACTGCGCGCCCGCGTGGAATTTCCGCTTTCGCGTTGA
- a CDS encoding response regulator, which yields MRILLVEDDLMIGESVLDCLRAEHYAVDWVRDGSAAELALRTDTYDLILLDLGLPKRDGLTLLRELRTRKDRTPVLIATARDAVSDRIAGLDAGADDYIVKPYDVDELLARMRALIRRSAGRAEPVFEHDGITIDPQAHAAMVDGTPVALTAREWAVLEPLISRPGMIFSRAQLEEKLYSWKDSVSSNAVEVYIHGLRKKLGPDLIQNVRGVGYVIPKA from the coding sequence ATGCGCATCCTCCTCGTCGAAGACGACCTCATGATCGGTGAAAGCGTGCTGGATTGCCTGCGCGCGGAACACTATGCCGTGGATTGGGTCCGGGACGGCAGCGCCGCCGAACTGGCGCTGCGCACCGACACTTATGACCTGATCCTGCTGGACCTGGGCTTGCCCAAGCGCGACGGCCTGACGTTGCTGCGTGAGTTGCGCACTCGTAAGGACCGCACGCCGGTACTGATCGCCACAGCCCGCGATGCCGTCAGCGACCGCATCGCGGGGCTGGACGCCGGGGCGGATGATTACATCGTCAAGCCCTACGATGTGGACGAATTGCTGGCGCGCATGCGTGCCTTGATCCGCCGCAGCGCCGGCCGCGCCGAGCCCGTGTTCGAACATGACGGCATTACCATCGACCCGCAGGCGCACGCCGCGATGGTCGATGGCACGCCTGTGGCGCTGACGGCCCGCGAATGGGCTGTGCTGGAACCCCTGATCTCGCGCCCCGGCATGATCTTTTCGCGCGCGCAGCTGGAAGAAAAACTCTACAGCTGGAAGGACAGCGTCAGCAGCAACGCGGTTGAGGTTTATATTCATGGCCTGCGAAAAAAACTCGGTCCGGACTTGATTCAGAACGTCAGAGGTGTCGGCTATGTCATTCCCAAAGCATGA
- a CDS encoding LysR family transcriptional regulator: protein MDRLKAMQVFVEVADRGSLSAAAIHLDMSRAMVSRYLAEMEQWVGVRLLHRTTRRLSLTPAGAETLPRCRQMLDMVGDLRSAVATPEDTPRGLLRVTTSMSFGSRHLAKVVADYVKLHPDTSVDLMLVERAVNLVEERVDLAVRITNDLDPNLIARKLAVCRSVVCASPEYLSREGLPARIEDLSSRNCLTHSYFGKSLWRFERDGQPVDVPVSGNISANEASVLLSAALEGAGIAMLPTYCTTEYIAAGRLKAILPQCKPQELGIYGVYASRRQMPLILRSMLDFLVERLGSAPWDKPGG from the coding sequence ATGGATCGTTTGAAGGCGATGCAGGTGTTCGTGGAGGTTGCCGATCGGGGGAGCCTGTCGGCAGCGGCAATTCATTTGGATATGTCGCGTGCAATGGTGTCGCGCTATCTGGCTGAAATGGAGCAGTGGGTCGGTGTGCGCTTGCTGCATCGCACGACGCGCCGCCTGAGCCTGACGCCCGCGGGAGCGGAGACGCTGCCGCGCTGCCGGCAAATGCTGGATATGGTGGGCGACCTGCGCAGCGCGGTAGCCACCCCCGAAGACACGCCACGCGGCTTGTTGCGGGTTACCACCAGCATGTCTTTTGGTTCGCGCCACCTTGCGAAGGTGGTGGCTGATTACGTCAAGCTGCACCCGGATACGTCGGTTGATCTGATGCTGGTCGAGCGCGCCGTCAATTTGGTTGAAGAGCGCGTGGATTTGGCGGTCCGCATAACAAACGACCTGGATCCCAATCTGATTGCCCGCAAGTTGGCGGTGTGTCGGTCGGTGGTGTGCGCATCGCCCGAGTATCTGTCTCGCGAAGGGCTGCCGGCGCGTATCGAAGACCTGTCATCGCGAAACTGCCTTACCCACTCCTACTTCGGCAAAAGCCTGTGGCGTTTTGAGCGCGACGGTCAGCCGGTGGATGTGCCGGTTAGCGGGAATATCAGTGCAAATGAGGCGTCCGTGCTGCTGAGCGCCGCATTGGAAGGGGCGGGTATTGCGATGTTGCCTACTTATTGCACGACCGAATATATTGCGGCGGGTCGGTTAAAGGCGATTCTGCCGCAATGCAAACCACAGGAACTCGGTATTTATGGCGTGTACGCATCGCGTCGGCAGATGCCGCTGATATTGCGTTCCATGTTGGACTTCCTCGTCGAGCGGCTGGGTTCCGCGCCCTGGGACAAGCCGGGCGGCTAG
- the scpB gene encoding SMC-Scp complex subunit ScpB, with protein sequence MNDSEAILVLETALLCAVQPMQLSDMRKLFGDDEQFDNSKLRGLLETLQANWADGGLELVQLASGWRFQSRPHMQRYLERLSPEKPPKYSRAVMETLAIVAWRQPVTRGDIEDIRGVTVSSQIVKALEDRGWIEVIGHRDAPGRPALFGTTRQFLDDLGLRALDELPPLESAHAAAALAGLDLGEVQQLTGEVPAPADSAAGAEAEAVSDSSEESGVGEEGAQGELAAENVAETSENDDIPVAELSVSEHDAPIDPVDSVESIVSRTEEGADPDDEPTVREQAEGLSNTSSLSGFPDDRAGNDISDIAADPTEVGAAKESVENAKHAEPTDPIDETDHAAPGAAGHEPDFGLDDPVRPETDAASSASDDVDPAQPGAGRDSASPDDDEPAPGRPTQV encoded by the coding sequence ATGAACGATAGCGAGGCAATACTCGTGCTGGAAACCGCGTTGCTATGCGCGGTGCAGCCGATGCAACTGTCCGATATGCGCAAGCTATTCGGGGACGATGAGCAGTTCGACAACAGCAAGCTGCGCGGGCTGTTGGAGACGCTGCAAGCCAACTGGGCCGATGGCGGCTTGGAGCTTGTGCAACTGGCAAGCGGGTGGCGGTTTCAAAGCCGCCCGCATATGCAGCGTTATCTTGAGCGGCTCAGTCCCGAAAAGCCGCCCAAGTATTCACGAGCCGTCATGGAGACGCTGGCCATCGTGGCTTGGCGCCAACCTGTAACCCGGGGCGATATCGAAGATATACGCGGCGTGACCGTGTCGTCGCAAATCGTGAAAGCCCTGGAGGATCGAGGGTGGATCGAAGTGATCGGGCATCGCGATGCGCCGGGGCGTCCAGCCCTGTTCGGTACCACGCGCCAGTTTCTGGACGACCTGGGCCTGAGAGCGCTCGACGAGTTGCCACCCCTGGAATCCGCCCATGCCGCTGCCGCGCTGGCGGGACTGGATCTGGGCGAGGTGCAGCAATTGACCGGCGAGGTGCCCGCCCCCGCGGACTCGGCGGCTGGCGCCGAGGCCGAAGCCGTGAGCGATTCGTCTGAGGAAAGCGGCGTTGGCGAGGAGGGCGCTCAGGGCGAGCTTGCCGCCGAAAATGTGGCTGAAACCAGCGAAAATGACGATATCCCAGTTGCGGAATTGTCAGTTTCGGAACACGATGCACCCATAGACCCGGTCGATAGCGTAGAATCCATCGTTTCGCGCACAGAAGAAGGCGCGGATCCCGATGACGAACCCACCGTCCGGGAGCAAGCCGAAGGCTTGTCCAATACGTCGTCCCTGTCCGGTTTTCCCGACGACAGAGCCGGCAACGACATTTCCGATATAGCCGCCGACCCCACTGAGGTCGGTGCTGCAAAGGAAAGTGTCGAAAACGCAAAACACGCGGAACCGACCGACCCGATTGACGAGACCGATCACGCAGCGCCTGGCGCAGCCGGGCATGAGCCCGATTTCGGTCTTGATGATCCTGTTCGGCCCGAAACCGATGCCGCTTCCTCGGCTTCGGACGACGTGGATCCGGCGCAACCTGGCGCTGGCCGCGATTCGGCGTCCCCTGATGATGACGAGCCCGCCCCTGGCAGGCCTACCCAAGTTTGA
- the rluB gene encoding 23S rRNA pseudouridine(2605) synthase RluB, with translation MQDDNPRSDDTVSNGQPDSSSVRESAAEGEAGARGRGRKLRTPFRRRRGDAATEQAPAADGQPAAAASVESADSRGGEQEAEQALSYLDSADRMEQRLGKYLNSDSVMPKLHKVLADAGIGSRREMEELIVAGRVSVNGEPAHIGQRVAPNDQVRVNGKPIMRTNTKKPPRVILYHKPAGEIVSHDDPGGRASVFARLPKLRTGKWLSVGRLDLNTEGLLIFTTSGDMANRIMHPRYGTEREYAVRVLGEMDEAQRQSLVDGIELEDGLAAFGALDYLGGDGSNRWYRVTLQEGRNREVRRMFEAVGVTVSRLIRTRFGDVVLPRSLRRGRWEELDGSLVTALMVQLGLLREDDESGGNRRRSKQPQSHDSALPPGFGTMDRNGMNGARIGRRGKLQGGRLGSAGQAAACPSDPFGTGLMIAGGYANGHPLAAEGAGGNRKGGKPGGGRSASAGGGRPDGKQGGKPAGKTGGKPRGPRGPRAAAAAGQSGNVASVDVGAVGNVAEGQVGGGRKPSGGKPGGKPQGARGGNGGRNGKPAAAGGRGGNKSEGPRSAGGPAANKGPGAGGKPRAPRAASSGPRGDDWQPRSASAHESRLGVMGGRGRQGR, from the coding sequence ATGCAGGACGACAATCCCCGTTCGGATGACACCGTTTCCAATGGTCAGCCGGATTCCTCCTCCGTGCGCGAATCCGCAGCCGAAGGCGAGGCCGGTGCCCGTGGGCGCGGCCGCAAGCTAAGGACGCCTTTCCGCCGCCGTCGCGGCGATGCCGCGACAGAACAGGCGCCAGCGGCGGATGGCCAACCGGCGGCGGCTGCATCGGTCGAGTCCGCTGACTCCCGGGGTGGCGAGCAAGAGGCGGAACAAGCGTTGTCGTATCTTGACAGCGCTGACCGCATGGAGCAGCGCCTGGGCAAGTACCTGAACAGCGATTCGGTCATGCCCAAGCTGCACAAGGTGCTGGCGGACGCCGGCATCGGCTCGCGCCGCGAGATGGAAGAGCTGATTGTGGCCGGCCGGGTGTCGGTCAATGGCGAGCCGGCTCATATTGGTCAGCGCGTTGCGCCGAATGATCAAGTTCGCGTGAACGGCAAACCCATCATGCGGACCAATACCAAGAAGCCCCCGCGCGTAATCCTGTATCACAAGCCCGCGGGTGAAATCGTCAGTCACGATGATCCGGGTGGGCGCGCCAGCGTGTTCGCCCGCCTGCCCAAGCTGCGCACGGGCAAGTGGTTGTCGGTGGGGCGCCTGGACTTGAATACGGAAGGTCTGCTGATTTTCACGACCTCGGGCGACATGGCCAACCGCATCATGCATCCCCGTTACGGCACCGAGCGCGAATACGCCGTTCGCGTGCTGGGCGAGATGGACGAAGCGCAGCGTCAATCGCTGGTTGATGGCATCGAGCTGGAAGATGGTCTGGCGGCTTTTGGTGCGCTGGATTATCTGGGTGGCGACGGCAGCAATCGCTGGTACCGCGTCACCTTGCAGGAAGGGCGCAACCGTGAAGTGCGGCGTATGTTCGAGGCGGTTGGCGTAACGGTCAGCCGACTGATCCGTACTCGCTTCGGAGATGTGGTGCTGCCCCGCTCGTTGCGCCGTGGACGCTGGGAAGAGCTGGATGGCTCGTTGGTCACCGCGCTGATGGTCCAGCTTGGACTGTTGCGCGAAGACGACGAATCGGGTGGTAACCGCCGCCGTTCCAAGCAGCCCCAATCCCATGACAGCGCGCTGCCTCCGGGCTTCGGCACCATGGATCGCAACGGCATGAATGGCGCCCGTATCGGCCGTCGCGGCAAGCTGCAAGGCGGCCGCTTGGGCAGTGCGGGGCAGGCGGCGGCGTGTCCGTCCGACCCGTTCGGTACCGGCCTGATGATCGCCGGCGGCTATGCCAATGGCCATCCGCTAGCCGCGGAAGGTGCTGGCGGCAATCGCAAGGGCGGCAAGCCCGGCGGTGGTCGCTCGGCATCGGCGGGCGGCGGGCGCCCCGATGGCAAGCAGGGCGGTAAGCCTGCTGGCAAGACGGGCGGCAAACCGCGCGGGCCGCGTGGTCCGCGTGCGGCGGCAGCCGCGGGGCAGTCGGGCAATGTGGCGTCGGTGGATGTCGGTGCTGTCGGCAACGTGGCCGAAGGCCAGGTGGGCGGGGGTCGCAAGCCCTCCGGTGGCAAGCCGGGCGGCAAGCCGCAAGGCGCGCGCGGTGGCAACGGCGGCCGTAATGGCAAGCCCGCGGCTGCGGGTGGCCGCGGCGGAAACAAGTCTGAAGGGCCTCGCAGCGCGGGCGGTCCGGCGGCCAATAAGGGCCCAGGTGCGGGCGGCAAGCCGCGTGCACCGCGTGCAGCTTCGTCGGGGCCGCGTGGCGATGATTGGCAACCCCGCAGCGCGTCGGCACATGAATCCCGCTTGGGCGTCATGGGCGGGCGCGGTCGTCAAGGCCGTTGA
- the rimP gene encoding ribosome maturation factor RimP, whose amino-acid sequence MADLFALTEEALAGMDVELVDVERAALGLLRVTIDRVGGVRIEDCEQVSRQLSRVFEVENVDYKRLEVGSPGIDRPLRNEAEFRRFAGERIEIKLREALDGRKVFSGTLTVPEDNDAASDAAAGMHKTVFGLEFEAKKNEIQVLNFTVEDIERAKLDPVLDFKGKKR is encoded by the coding sequence ATGGCTGATTTATTCGCATTGACCGAAGAGGCTCTGGCCGGCATGGACGTCGAACTCGTGGACGTCGAGCGTGCCGCCCTGGGCCTTTTGCGCGTAACGATCGATCGGGTCGGCGGTGTGCGCATCGAAGACTGTGAACAGGTGTCCCGCCAATTGTCGCGGGTGTTCGAAGTCGAAAACGTCGACTACAAACGGCTGGAAGTCGGTTCGCCGGGCATTGACCGCCCGTTGCGCAACGAGGCTGAATTCCGCCGGTTTGCAGGCGAGCGCATCGAAATCAAGCTGCGCGAGGCATTAGACGGACGTAAGGTTTTCTCCGGCACTTTGACCGTGCCAGAAGACAACGACGCCGCTTCGGACGCCGCTGCTGGGATGCACAAGACCGTCTTCGGTCTCGAATTTGAGGCAAAAAAGAACGAAATCCAGGTGTTGAATTTCACGGTCGAAGATATCGAACGTGCAAAACTGGATCCCGTTCTGGATTTCAAGGGCAAAAAGCGATGA